A single Saccopteryx bilineata isolate mSacBil1 chromosome 11, mSacBil1_pri_phased_curated, whole genome shotgun sequence DNA region contains:
- the H2AC1 gene encoding histone H2A type 1-A, with product MSGHGKQGGKIRGKVRSRSFRAQLQFPVGRIHRLLCKGNYVERVGAGAPVYLAAEILELAGNAAHDNKKTRIIPCHLQLAIRNDEELNKLLGKVTIAQGGVLPNIQAVLLPKKTESHHKAKGK from the coding sequence ATGTCTGGGCATGGGAAACAAGGTGGTAAGATCCGTGGTAAGGTCAGATCCCGCTCTTTTAGAGCCCAGCTACAGTTTCCAGTTGGTAGGATTCACCGCCTGCTCTGCAAGGGCAACTACGTGGAGCGAGTCGGCGCCGGCGCGCCTGTGTACCTGGCGGCTGAGATCCTGGAGCTGGCGGGCAACGCGGCCCACGACAACAAGAAGACGCGCATTATCCCGTGCCACCTGCAGCTGGCCATCCGCAACGACGAGGAGCTCAACAAGCTGCTGGGCAAAGTGACCATCGCGCAGGGCGGCGTCCTGCCCAACATCCAGGCCGTGCTGCTGCCCAAGAAGACCGAGAGCCACCACAAGGCCAAGGGCAAGTGA
- the LOC136315283 gene encoding histone H2B type 1-A, whose protein sequence is MPELTSKGATISKKGFKKAVTKTQKKEGKKRKKVRKESYSIYIYKVLKQVHPDTGISSKAMSIMNSFVTDIFERLAAEASRLAHYSKRSTISSREIQTAVRLLLPGELAKHAVSEGTKAVTKYTSAK, encoded by the coding sequence ATGCCGGAGCTGACGTCAAAGGGCGCCACCATCTCGAAGAAAGGTTTCAAGAAGGCTGTGACGAAAACtcagaagaaggaggggaagaagcgCAAGAAGGTCCGCAAGGAGAGCTACTCCATCTATATCTACAAGGTACTCAAGCAGGTGCACCCTGACACCGGCATCTCGTCCAAGGCAATGAGCATCATGAACTCGTTCGTCACCGACATCTTCGAGCGTCTGGCAGCCGAGGCGTCGCGCCTGGCACATTATAGCAAACGGTCAACCATCTCCTCGCGGGAGATCCAGACGGCCGTGCGCCTGCTGCTGCCCGGGGAGCTGGCCAAGCACGCCGTGTCCGAGGGCACCAAGGCCGTCACCAAGTACACCAGCGCCAAGTAG